In one Zonotrichia albicollis isolate bZonAlb1 chromosome 14, bZonAlb1.hap1, whole genome shotgun sequence genomic region, the following are encoded:
- the IL13RA2 gene encoding interleukin-13 receptor subunit alpha-2, whose translation MAPWRLPLLVALLRGWLLASSSSSPSTVAPPQDLQITDPGLLGSLDVEWKPPPHAQTLQECTIKYKLEYHSTGDRDWKVIFTRKLKLRVGFDLSRTAEVRLQTLLKGRCTGDVEVQSDWIYATFQIPPQGKLESEVQNFKCIYHDWEYLKCTWQPGLLTPRGAHYGLYYWYEGLEQTMQCAQYIQEHGLNLGCVLHNLSQAEYRDLHICVNGSAAAAQLRPLYSTLRLHNLAQPSAPEQLQLSLSAAQELRAAWSPPGGRVPPHCLEYEVQVAEDAAAWAFVSTQMETAVTISRANQSHISCVRVRGRTNIFCADQGFWSEWTQDCFSVPRKEDKQLFILIPVILSLTISLIIFMLIGQCKKRSPAGKPLQTSVGF comes from the exons ATGGCTCCCTGGAGGCTGCCCCTGCTCGTGGCTCTGCTGCGGGGCTGGCTGctggcctcctcctcctcctcacccagcACAG TTGCTCCCCCACAAGACCTGCAGATCACTGACCCCGGGCTCCTGGGCTCCCTGGATGTGGAGTGGAAGCCTCCTCCCCACGCCCAGACCTTGCAGGAGTGCACAATAAAATACAAGCTTGAATATCACAGCACTGGGGATAGAGACTGGAAG GTTATTTTTACTAGGAAGCTAAAACTCAGAGTTGGATTTGACCTCAGCAGGACTGCTGAAGTGAGGCTGCAGACACTGCTCAAAGGAAGGTGTACAGGTGACGTGGAGGTGCAGAGTGACTGGATTTATGCAACCTTTCAGATCCCACCACAAG GAAAACTTGAATCAGAGGTCCAGAATTTCAAGTGCATCTATCATGACTGGGAATACCTGAAGTGCACCTGGCAGCCAGGTCTCCTCACACCTCGTGGTGCACACTATGGGCTCTATTATTG GTacgaggggctggagcagacaATGCAGTGTGCTCAGTACATCCAGGAGCATGGGCTGAACCTGGGCTGTGTGCTGCACAACCTGAGCCAGGCAGAGTACCGGGATCTCCACATCTGTGTCAATGGCTCGGCAGCAGCCGCCCAGCTCCGGCCGCTGTACAGCACCCTGCGCCTGCACAACCTCG cccagccctcggccccggagcagctgcagctctcgcTGTCcgcagcccaggagctgagggcCGCCTGGAGCCCGCCGGGCGGGCGGGTGCCGCCGCACTGCCTGGAGTACGAGGTGCAGGTGGCCGAAGACGCGGCAGCCTGGGCG tTTGTTTCGACCCAAATGGAAACTGCTGTTACAATTTCCAGAGCAAACCAAAGCCACATTTCATGTGTTCGTGTCAGGGGGAGAACAAACATTTTCTGTGCAGACCAAGGCTTCTGGAGTGAATGGACGCAGGACTGTTTCTCTG TGCCCAGAAAAGAGGACAAGCAGCTATTTATTCTCATTCCAGTAATCCTGAGTTTGACAATTAGCCTCATAATATTTATGTTGATTGGCCAGTGCAAGAAAAG ATCCCCAGCAGGAAAGCCATTGCAGACATCTGTGGGATTCTAA